In Hyphomicrobium denitrificans 1NES1, one DNA window encodes the following:
- a CDS encoding universal stress protein, whose product MKPRRSFEEGHRRKFLIVVDESQEVESALYYAASRMQRSSGSIVMLYVIEPGELQQWSGVRQVQLEEETTKAKALFRLFRRKLSLAGFDTVETEDVIREGRLAEEVVKAIAEDEDIAVLVLAASLDANGPGPLVASLAAGRVAGGFPVPVTVVPGQLSLADIKALA is encoded by the coding sequence ATGAAACCGCGCCGCTCCTTCGAAGAAGGCCATCGCCGCAAGTTCCTGATCGTCGTCGACGAGAGCCAGGAAGTTGAAAGCGCGCTTTATTACGCGGCGAGCCGCATGCAGCGTTCGTCCGGCTCCATCGTCATGTTGTACGTGATCGAGCCCGGCGAACTGCAGCAGTGGTCCGGCGTAAGGCAGGTACAACTCGAAGAAGAGACGACGAAGGCCAAGGCGCTCTTCCGTCTCTTTCGCAGGAAACTGTCGCTCGCAGGCTTCGACACAGTCGAGACGGAGGATGTGATCCGCGAGGGTCGCCTCGCCGAGGAGGTGGTTAAGGCCATCGCGGAGGACGAGGACATCGCCGTTCTGGTTCTCGCCGCGTCCCTCGACGCGAATGGACCGGGACCACTTGTTGCTTCTCTGGCGGCTGGGCGCGTGGCGGGGGGTTTTCCGGTGCCGGTAACGGTGGTGCCGGGGCAACTTTCCCTCGCCGATATTAAGGCATTGGCTTAA
- a CDS encoding NifU family protein: MFIQTEATPNPATLKFIPGRDVLAGGTADFRTKMDAVGSPLATRLFAIEGVDGVFLGSDFISVTKGNVEWQHLKPMVLGAIMDHYMSGAPMTDEEDSNDETPESYDPEDEATVATIKELLETRVRPAVAQDGGDITFSGFREGVVYLHMRGACSGCPSSTATLRHGIENLLKHFCPEVVSVQSV, encoded by the coding sequence ATGTTCATTCAGACTGAAGCCACACCGAATCCGGCAACTTTGAAGTTCATTCCGGGCAGGGATGTGCTTGCCGGGGGGACGGCTGATTTTCGCACCAAGATGGACGCGGTCGGCTCGCCGCTCGCGACCCGCCTTTTTGCGATCGAAGGTGTCGACGGTGTATTTCTGGGCTCCGATTTCATATCGGTCACCAAAGGAAATGTCGAATGGCAGCACCTGAAACCGATGGTGCTTGGTGCCATCATGGACCACTACATGTCCGGTGCGCCCATGACGGACGAGGAAGATTCGAACGACGAGACGCCTGAGAGCTACGATCCAGAAGACGAGGCGACTGTCGCGACCATCAAGGAGCTTCTTGAGACGCGCGTCCGGCCAGCCGTGGCGCAGGACGGTGGCGACATCACGTTCTCCGGATTCCGGGAGGGCGTCGTCTATCTCCACATGCGCGGAGCGTGCTCGGGCTGTCCGAGTTCGACGGCGACGCTTCGGCACGGGATCGAGAATTTGCTCAAGCATTTCTGTCCCGAGGTTGTCTCGGTTCAGTCAGTTTAA
- a CDS encoding malonic semialdehyde reductase — MGQPLDSAALDQLFDKAHTNNKWQPREVPDALLKRIVDHMKWGPTSANCSPARIVFVKSKEAKERLKPHLNEGNVAKTMAAPATAILAYDLKFYEYLPRLYPPADAKSWFAGKKQHADTTAFRNGSLQGGYFILAARALGLDCGPMSGFNNAGVDAEFFAGTEIKSNFLCNLGYGDPAGIYPRSPRFNFDEMAKII, encoded by the coding sequence ATGGGACAACCGCTCGATAGCGCGGCGCTCGATCAATTGTTCGATAAGGCGCACACGAACAATAAATGGCAACCGCGCGAAGTGCCGGATGCGCTATTAAAACGCATCGTCGATCATATGAAATGGGGGCCGACGAGCGCCAACTGCTCGCCGGCTCGAATTGTCTTCGTAAAGTCGAAAGAAGCGAAAGAGCGGCTGAAGCCGCATCTCAACGAAGGCAACGTCGCGAAGACCATGGCAGCGCCGGCGACGGCTATTCTTGCCTACGATCTCAAGTTCTATGAGTACCTGCCAAGGCTTTATCCGCCTGCGGATGCAAAAAGCTGGTTTGCGGGAAAGAAACAGCATGCCGACACCACGGCCTTCAGAAATGGTTCGCTGCAAGGCGGCTATTTCATCCTTGCGGCGCGTGCGCTGGGCCTCGATTGCGGCCCGATGTCGGGGTTCAATAATGCAGGCGTGGATGCCGAGTTTTTCGCCGGGACGGAAATAAAGTCGAATTTCCTGTGCAATCTGGGCTATGGCGATCCGGCCGGCATATATCCGCGCTCTCCAAGATTTAATTTCGACGAAATGGCAAAGATCATATAG
- the tsaB gene encoding tRNA (adenosine(37)-N6)-threonylcarbamoyltransferase complex dimerization subunit type 1 TsaB yields the protein MNILSLDTCFDACSAAAGRGLRTLTPAISFAFEPMQKGHAEQLLPMVQRVMSEANLEFAALDRIAVTYGPGTFTGTRISVSAARALALATGAEIVAISSLRLMAMNPLIPAAPTRHIAIATDARRGEVYLEVFDRHSLQSVIGPQCAAIGDAARMLGPSPIVIAGSGAEALAETARQSGTEATAILPGLLPDAFDMLFAAAELPTSATVHPLYLRPPDAKPPAPSPFVGAGA from the coding sequence ATGAACATTCTTTCGCTCGATACCTGCTTTGATGCTTGCTCGGCGGCCGCGGGCCGGGGGCTGCGCACGCTCACGCCCGCCATTTCGTTTGCCTTCGAACCGATGCAAAAGGGGCATGCGGAACAATTACTTCCGATGGTGCAGAGGGTCATGTCGGAAGCAAATCTGGAATTCGCGGCGCTCGACCGTATCGCGGTCACGTACGGACCCGGGACGTTCACGGGTACGCGGATTTCTGTCTCGGCCGCGCGCGCCCTGGCGCTTGCGACGGGGGCCGAGATCGTTGCCATCTCCAGCCTTCGCCTGATGGCGATGAACCCGCTCATTCCTGCAGCGCCGACACGTCATATCGCCATCGCGACGGACGCCCGGCGCGGCGAAGTCTATCTTGAGGTTTTCGATCGTCATTCATTGCAAAGCGTCATCGGTCCGCAATGCGCAGCAATCGGAGATGCCGCCCGCATGCTCGGACCATCGCCCATCGTCATTGCGGGCTCGGGCGCGGAAGCGCTCGCAGAGACGGCCCGTCAATCGGGTACTGAAGCGACCGCGATTCTTCCGGGACTTCTGCCTGACGCGTTCGATATGCTGTTTGCGGCTGCGGAACTTCCAACATCGGCAACGGTGCATCCCCTTTATTTGCGACCCCCTGATGCGAAACCGCCGGCGCCAAGTCCATTCGTCGGAGCCGGGGCATGA
- the rimI gene encoding ribosomal protein S18-alanine N-acetyltransferase, with product MSSNVTPFRNVKHASMLWAAPERAEEIAALHVKLFDPPWDANAIRGLLEHPAATSLIAVAGSPKAVIGFVIGQLAADEAEILSIGVSPNWQRAGVAAGLLEGLARAARRGDAKRIFLDVAEDNEAALALYRKLGFIEVGRRKRYYQRAGREPVDALTLALTL from the coding sequence ATGAGCTCCAACGTTACGCCGTTCCGCAATGTGAAGCACGCAAGCATGCTATGGGCCGCACCGGAACGCGCCGAGGAAATCGCGGCGCTTCATGTCAAACTTTTCGATCCGCCGTGGGATGCCAATGCGATCAGGGGGCTGCTCGAACACCCCGCGGCCACGTCGCTGATCGCCGTTGCCGGTTCACCGAAAGCGGTCATCGGGTTCGTCATCGGCCAGCTCGCGGCGGATGAGGCCGAGATTCTTTCCATTGGCGTTTCACCGAACTGGCAGCGGGCAGGCGTCGCCGCGGGACTGCTTGAGGGTTTGGCGCGCGCGGCGCGCCGGGGCGACGCAAAGCGGATTTTTCTCGATGTTGCGGAGGACAACGAAGCCGCGCTGGCGCTCTATCGCAAGCTCGGATTTATCGAGGTCGGACGGCGCAAGCGATATTATCAGCGCGCTGGCCGCGAGCCCGTCGATGCACTGACGCTTGCTTTGACGCTTTAG
- a CDS encoding Fur family transcriptional regulator, whose amino-acid sequence MSARRAKSLTPIESRCAEYGLRMTGQRRVIAQVLSSATDHPDVEEVHRRAHAIDSHISLSTVYRTLKLFSAKGILERHDFGHGRGRYEASMGDHHDHLLNVETGQVIEFSNADIEALQERVARELGFELVGHRLELYGVPLAKKKTAGRKA is encoded by the coding sequence ATGTCCGCGAGACGCGCGAAAAGCCTTACGCCCATTGAATCTCGTTGCGCCGAGTACGGCCTGCGTATGACGGGACAGCGCCGCGTCATCGCGCAGGTGCTTTCGTCTGCGACCGATCATCCCGACGTCGAGGAAGTGCATCGGCGCGCGCACGCGATCGATTCCCACATCTCGCTTTCGACCGTTTACCGGACACTGAAGCTTTTCTCCGCGAAGGGTATCCTCGAGCGGCACGATTTCGGACACGGACGCGGCCGCTACGAAGCGTCGATGGGAGACCACCATGACCATCTGCTCAATGTCGAGACTGGGCAGGTGATCGAATTTTCCAACGCCGACATCGAGGCTCTGCAGGAGCGCGTGGCGCGAGAACTCGGTTTCGAGCTTGTCGGTCATCGGCTGGAGCTTTACGGCGTGCCGCTCGCGAAAAAGAAGACGGCAGGCCGCAAGGCCTGA
- a CDS encoding lysophospholipid acyltransferase family protein, protein MATTGSLRASAVLTAFFGLTLPLMPVQALLLRVSDKAARRFPHWYHRQVCRLLGVRLSIEGTVAKGAPVLLICNHTSWLDIPVLSALAPVSFVAKLEVGGWPFVSALARLQRSVFVDRTRRLAAGDAANEITKRLRQGDTIVLFAEGTSSDGNRVLPFKTSLFGAVAGATMPAADQVVVQTAAVVYTHIHGVPVTRAERPRLGWYGDMEMTSHAWGVLKSGSITVTIKVSPPVPLAEFKDRKDLALKSERAVRRDVLAILRGRSDSDLVPVEPSEEARRAKLMVPVRKSEKWT, encoded by the coding sequence ATGGCAACAACGGGATCGCTTCGCGCTTCTGCCGTTCTCACAGCCTTTTTCGGGCTGACGTTGCCATTGATGCCTGTGCAAGCGCTTCTACTCAGAGTGTCCGATAAGGCCGCGCGTCGCTTTCCGCACTGGTACCACCGGCAGGTGTGCCGACTTCTCGGCGTCAGGCTGAGCATCGAAGGCACCGTGGCAAAGGGCGCGCCGGTACTGCTTATTTGCAATCACACATCGTGGCTCGATATTCCCGTGCTCTCGGCGCTGGCGCCCGTCTCGTTCGTTGCGAAGCTCGAAGTCGGAGGGTGGCCGTTCGTTTCGGCGTTGGCGCGGCTGCAGCGGTCGGTCTTCGTCGATCGGACGCGGCGACTGGCTGCGGGTGATGCGGCGAACGAAATCACAAAGCGGCTTCGGCAAGGCGACACCATCGTGCTTTTTGCGGAGGGAACTTCCAGCGACGGCAATCGCGTACTGCCCTTCAAGACCTCGCTTTTCGGTGCCGTTGCGGGTGCGACGATGCCCGCGGCCGATCAGGTCGTCGTGCAGACGGCGGCGGTCGTCTACACCCACATTCACGGCGTCCCCGTTACGCGGGCCGAACGGCCACGGCTCGGGTGGTATGGCGATATGGAAATGACGTCGCACGCCTGGGGCGTTTTGAAGTCCGGCTCCATTACCGTGACCATCAAGGTCAGTCCGCCGGTGCCGCTCGCGGAGTTCAAAGACCGTAAGGATTTGGCGCTGAAAAGCGAACGCGCCGTGCGCCGCGATGTCCTGGCCATCCTGCGCGGGCGGTCGGACAGCGATCTGGTACCGGTCGAGCCGTCGGAGGAGGCGCGGAGGGCCAAGCTGATGGTGCCGGTGCGAAAAAGCGAGAAATGGACATGA
- the miaB gene encoding tRNA (N6-isopentenyl adenosine(37)-C2)-methylthiotransferase MiaB, with product MNRPERKTYFLKTFGCQMNVYDSERMAEALARDGYRETADVDGADLVILNTCHIREKAAEKVYSELGRIRDVKAARAQDGKNTVIAVAGCVAQAEGPEITARQPAVDLVIGPQSYHRLPELITRTTAERSHIVETEFPGDEKFARMKAPRRVSSPSAFLTIQEGCDKFCTFCVVPYTRGAEYSRSVAKIEAEARELVHAGAKELVLLGQNVNAYHGEGPGGRTASLADLIGVLARIDGVERIRYMTSHPRDMSDDLIAAHAEVPQLMPFLHLPVQSGSDRILSKMNRKHTAAEYVDLIARIRKARPDIALSSDFIVGFPGETDQDAEDTIALIEAIGFAQAFSFKYSPRPGTPAAGHDDQVDDALKSERLLRLQALLDSQQVSYNVQSLGGVVSVLFERKGREPGEFVGRTPYLQLVHAAGAGDLVGRTAKVTVNETRRSSLSGVIASA from the coding sequence GTGAACCGTCCCGAACGCAAAACCTACTTCCTGAAGACTTTCGGCTGTCAGATGAACGTCTACGACAGTGAGCGCATGGCCGAAGCTCTAGCGCGGGACGGATATCGCGAAACTGCCGATGTCGACGGCGCCGATCTCGTCATCCTCAATACGTGCCATATTCGCGAAAAGGCAGCGGAGAAAGTCTATTCCGAACTTGGCCGCATCCGCGACGTGAAGGCTGCGCGCGCCCAGGACGGTAAGAACACGGTGATTGCGGTGGCGGGCTGCGTCGCGCAAGCCGAGGGGCCGGAGATCACGGCGCGGCAACCGGCTGTCGATCTCGTCATTGGACCGCAGAGCTACCATCGCCTGCCTGAGTTGATCACACGCACGACGGCCGAGCGGTCCCATATCGTCGAAACGGAATTTCCCGGGGATGAGAAGTTTGCGCGCATGAAGGCGCCGCGCCGCGTTTCGTCGCCGTCGGCGTTTCTCACGATTCAGGAAGGCTGCGATAAATTCTGCACCTTCTGCGTGGTGCCTTATACGCGCGGCGCGGAGTATTCGCGTTCTGTTGCAAAAATCGAGGCGGAAGCGCGTGAGCTTGTCCACGCCGGCGCGAAAGAGCTCGTGCTGCTCGGTCAGAACGTCAACGCCTATCACGGCGAAGGGCCCGGTGGACGGACGGCGAGCCTAGCCGATTTAATTGGAGTGCTTGCGCGTATCGATGGCGTGGAGCGTATTCGGTATATGACCAGCCATCCCCGCGACATGAGCGACGATCTGATTGCCGCGCACGCCGAGGTGCCGCAGCTGATGCCGTTTCTGCATTTGCCGGTGCAGTCGGGTTCCGACCGCATTCTTTCGAAGATGAACCGCAAGCACACGGCGGCCGAATACGTCGATCTCATCGCGCGCATCCGTAAGGCGCGGCCCGACATTGCGCTTTCGAGCGACTTCATCGTCGGATTCCCGGGAGAGACCGACCAGGATGCGGAAGACACGATCGCACTGATCGAGGCAATCGGCTTTGCCCAGGCTTTCTCGTTCAAATACAGTCCGAGGCCTGGAACTCCTGCCGCCGGGCACGATGATCAAGTTGATGACGCGCTCAAGTCGGAGCGGCTGTTGCGGCTGCAGGCACTGCTCGATTCCCAGCAAGTCTCCTACAACGTCCAGAGCCTTGGCGGCGTAGTTTCCGTGCTGTTCGAGCGGAAGGGCCGCGAACCCGGTGAATTTGTCGGCCGGACACCCTATTTACAGCTCGTTCACGCTGCCGGAGCGGGCGATCTCGTCGGGCGGACGGCCAAGGTTACGGTCAACGAAACGCGCCGGTCGAGCCTTTCGGGTGTCATTGCGTCGGCATAA
- a CDS encoding PhoH family protein, with protein sequence MAAFRGASAPASRRPNKPEQETARIVVPFEDNRLLTQLLGEYDSHLALIEDRLGIDAHAHGNVVILTGATNSCDIARNVLEKLYARIAKGETVGAGDIDGLIRHSRSEGTVTDGQAQIATRRRVVKARTPTQSIYIRSIEKRDLVFGLGPAGTGKTYIAVAFAAHCLERGLVERIILSRPAVEAGERLGFLPGDMRDKVDPYLRPLYDALYDVLPPEKVERDIETGVVEIAPLAFMRGRTLSNAFVILDEAQNTTSMQMKMFLTRIGEGSKMVVTGDPSQIDLPFGTKSGLVEAVDLLSEVDDISIIRFEAGDIVRRDLVAKIVDAYEKPKHG encoded by the coding sequence TTGGCAGCATTTCGCGGGGCGTCCGCGCCAGCGTCGAGACGGCCGAACAAGCCGGAACAAGAGACTGCTCGCATCGTTGTGCCCTTTGAAGACAACCGTCTGCTGACGCAGTTGCTCGGCGAATATGACAGCCATCTCGCACTGATAGAAGATCGTCTGGGCATCGACGCGCACGCACACGGCAATGTCGTGATTCTGACGGGCGCCACCAATTCCTGTGACATCGCCCGCAACGTTCTGGAAAAGCTCTACGCGCGCATAGCCAAGGGTGAGACGGTGGGAGCCGGTGACATCGACGGGTTGATCCGCCATTCACGTTCCGAGGGAACCGTTACCGACGGACAAGCGCAGATTGCGACGCGACGGAGAGTCGTCAAGGCCCGGACGCCGACGCAAAGCATCTATATTCGATCCATCGAAAAGAGAGATCTGGTTTTCGGCCTCGGTCCGGCGGGTACGGGCAAGACCTACATCGCCGTCGCCTTCGCCGCGCATTGCCTCGAACGCGGCCTTGTCGAGCGCATCATCCTGTCGCGACCGGCCGTCGAAGCGGGAGAGCGGCTCGGTTTTCTGCCGGGCGATATGCGCGATAAGGTCGATCCTTATCTCCGGCCGCTTTACGACGCGCTTTACGATGTCCTGCCGCCGGAAAAAGTCGAGCGTGACATCGAGACGGGCGTCGTTGAAATCGCGCCTTTGGCGTTCATGCGCGGTCGCACGCTGTCCAATGCGTTCGTGATCCTCGACGAAGCGCAGAACACGACCAGCATGCAAATGAAGATGTTCCTGACCCGCATCGGCGAGGGCTCGAAGATGGTCGTGACCGGTGACCCGTCGCAGATCGATCTTCCGTTCGGGACGAAGTCGGGCCTTGTCGAGGCCGTCGACCTGCTGTCGGAGGTGGACGATATTTCGATCATACGCTTCGAAGCTGGCGATATCGTGCGCCGCGACCTCGTCGCGAAGATCGTCGACGCCTACGAAAAGCCAAAGCACGGCTGA
- the ybeY gene encoding rRNA maturation RNase YbeY has product MPEPLQPAVPRVLEVDVVEDDGDWSALADAKTLIEQAVAAIAREMGGGKGAGAIAVALSSDAGVEVLNGQFRGKPTPTNVLSFPAGEGAPDGFVGDVILAAETVRREADEQGVPLAHHVQHLVVHGILHLFGYDHISAADAELMEAIEISILSKLGVANPYTGAQETGTND; this is encoded by the coding sequence ATGCCCGAACCTCTACAACCGGCTGTACCTCGTGTGCTTGAGGTCGATGTCGTCGAGGATGACGGCGATTGGTCGGCGCTGGCCGATGCAAAAACTCTTATCGAACAGGCAGTTGCGGCCATCGCCCGGGAAATGGGTGGGGGCAAGGGTGCAGGGGCGATTGCGGTCGCGCTCTCCTCGGATGCCGGCGTCGAGGTTCTGAACGGTCAGTTTCGCGGCAAGCCGACGCCGACGAACGTGCTCTCTTTTCCGGCGGGCGAGGGGGCTCCGGACGGATTCGTCGGCGACGTTATCCTGGCGGCGGAGACAGTCCGGCGCGAGGCCGACGAGCAAGGCGTACCGCTTGCGCATCATGTGCAGCATCTGGTCGTCCACGGCATTTTGCATCTCTTTGGCTACGATCACATCTCAGCCGCCGATGCAGAACTCATGGAAGCCATTGAAATTTCTATTCTTTCTAAGCTTGGCGTCGCTAATCCCTACACGGGCGCCCAGGAAACCGGTACAAATGACTGA
- a CDS encoding hemolysin family protein has product MTDHTHDKSTSDILAEKGRSLGVQGWLHVLRAKLGFAVPQSVRDALEGALRTDASTSFTDAERKMLERLLRFGSSRVAELMVPRAEITALDENEPISELLETFEEAGVSRIPLFRETLDDPRGMIHIKDLFRWFMAEASGRPLRSGKSDGAEEAPVPTKIVLQNIDLSRPITTVKIRRQILYVPPSMPAVDLLIRMQSTRIHMALVVDEYGGTDGLVTIEDLVEQVVGNIEDEHDDDEEINIVSDPKLGVVAAGRTEIEELEKHLGLKLMPDDEENDVDTLGGLIFSMLGRVPARGELIHHPSGIEFEILDADPRRVKKVKIHPARTLPQSTKTSAEAPKA; this is encoded by the coding sequence ATGACCGACCACACACACGACAAATCGACATCTGACATTCTTGCCGAGAAAGGCCGGTCGCTCGGTGTTCAGGGCTGGCTACACGTTCTCCGCGCGAAGCTTGGCTTTGCTGTCCCGCAGAGCGTCCGGGACGCCCTCGAAGGGGCGCTCCGGACCGATGCGTCGACGAGCTTCACCGATGCCGAGCGCAAGATGCTGGAACGCCTCCTGCGTTTCGGATCGAGCCGGGTCGCCGAACTGATGGTGCCCAGAGCCGAGATCACAGCACTCGACGAGAACGAGCCGATCTCGGAACTTCTGGAGACATTCGAGGAAGCGGGGGTTTCGCGCATCCCTCTGTTCCGCGAAACGCTCGATGACCCGCGCGGCATGATCCACATTAAGGATCTGTTCCGGTGGTTCATGGCGGAAGCCTCGGGGCGTCCGCTGCGGTCAGGAAAATCGGATGGCGCGGAGGAAGCTCCAGTCCCGACGAAGATCGTGCTGCAAAATATCGATCTCAGCCGACCCATCACGACGGTCAAGATTCGCCGCCAGATCCTCTACGTGCCGCCATCGATGCCGGCTGTCGATCTGCTCATCCGGATGCAGTCGACCCGCATACACATGGCGCTCGTCGTCGACGAGTATGGCGGTACCGACGGGCTCGTCACGATCGAAGACCTCGTCGAGCAGGTGGTCGGTAATATAGAGGACGAGCACGACGACGATGAGGAAATCAACATCGTTTCCGATCCGAAACTCGGCGTCGTTGCGGCGGGACGCACGGAAATCGAGGAGCTTGAAAAGCATCTCGGGCTGAAGCTCATGCCGGACGACGAGGAGAACGACGTCGATACCTTGGGCGGCTTGATCTTCTCGATGCTCGGTCGCGTGCCGGCGCGGGGTGAGCTGATCCATCATCCTTCGGGCATCGAGTTCGAAATTCTCGATGCCGACCCGCGGCGTGTGAAGAAGGTGAAAATCCATCCGGCGCGCACGCTGCCGCAAAGCACAAAGACATCAGCCGAAGCGCCGAAGGCTTGA
- the lnt gene encoding apolipoprotein N-acyltransferase, which produces MDAQSQTLPVPTLAALRSRVMGISGWRRAVVAIGAGGLSALAFAPIFAFPVLFLTFPVFVWLIDASPGWRRAASAGWLFGFGYFFFNLFWVGEAFLVEADKFAWLLPFAVMLLPAGLALFWAAAAAVARAFWLQGLGRVFVFAIALAVFEWLRGHILTGFPWNVVGYALTYPLPLMQSAALFGAYGLTAIAVFIFPAPLVMMADRKERLTSADIARASAVAAIPIAALCLYGGWRLSVPEAFVPDVKLRIVQPSVPQREKWMAEYQRRIFDDHIALSLANPKGEKDSLAGITHLVWPEAAMPFFPLETPEALDILSAMLPPGTTLITGAIRHDPPLGADRHLLPTTKTLNSILVLNEQAQVEAIYDKIKLVPFGEYVPLESALSHIGIEKLTHGRGAFAEGVSPRPLMTIPGLPPALGLVCYEALFSGDIVQSSARPGVLLNVTNDGWFGQSTGPYQHFHQARIRAVEEGVPLIRAANNGISAIVDPYGRALQTLGLDVRDVIDSRLPQALRPTVYARAGDWMLVLVLTVFAALAVILPKLYR; this is translated from the coding sequence ATGGACGCCCAGAGCCAGACATTGCCGGTGCCTACTCTGGCAGCTCTGCGCTCACGGGTCATGGGGATTAGCGGCTGGAGGCGGGCGGTTGTCGCGATTGGCGCGGGCGGCCTTTCTGCGCTGGCTTTTGCGCCGATCTTTGCCTTTCCGGTCCTTTTCCTGACGTTTCCGGTTTTCGTCTGGCTGATCGATGCGAGCCCCGGATGGCGGCGCGCGGCGAGTGCCGGATGGCTGTTCGGCTTCGGCTACTTCTTCTTCAACCTGTTCTGGGTCGGCGAAGCCTTTCTCGTTGAGGCGGACAAGTTCGCGTGGCTATTGCCGTTTGCGGTGATGCTGCTGCCGGCCGGTCTGGCACTGTTCTGGGCAGCGGCGGCGGCCGTGGCGCGGGCATTTTGGCTGCAGGGCCTTGGCCGGGTTTTCGTGTTCGCGATTGCGCTTGCCGTCTTCGAATGGCTACGCGGCCATATCCTGACGGGCTTTCCGTGGAACGTCGTCGGCTATGCGCTGACCTATCCGTTGCCGTTGATGCAAAGCGCGGCGCTGTTCGGTGCCTATGGGCTGACTGCGATCGCGGTTTTCATCTTTCCCGCACCATTGGTCATGATGGCCGACCGAAAAGAGCGGCTTACGAGCGCAGACATTGCCCGTGCGAGCGCCGTTGCCGCCATTCCGATCGCGGCGCTCTGCCTTTATGGCGGCTGGCGGCTCAGTGTGCCGGAGGCATTCGTCCCTGACGTTAAACTGCGCATCGTGCAGCCGAGCGTGCCGCAGCGCGAGAAATGGATGGCCGAATATCAGCGCCGCATTTTCGACGATCATATCGCGCTGTCGCTCGCCAATCCCAAGGGTGAGAAGGATTCCCTTGCGGGGATCACGCATCTCGTCTGGCCGGAAGCCGCGATGCCGTTCTTCCCGCTCGAAACGCCGGAAGCGCTCGACATTCTTTCGGCGATGCTGCCGCCGGGCACGACGCTGATCACGGGTGCGATCCGGCACGATCCGCCGCTCGGGGCGGACCGGCACCTTCTTCCGACGACGAAAACACTGAACAGCATTCTCGTGCTCAACGAGCAGGCCCAGGTCGAGGCGATCTACGACAAGATCAAGCTCGTGCCGTTCGGCGAATACGTGCCTTTGGAATCGGCGTTGTCGCATATCGGCATCGAAAAGCTCACGCATGGTCGCGGTGCCTTCGCGGAGGGCGTGTCACCACGTCCTCTGATGACTATTCCCGGGCTGCCTCCGGCGCTGGGCCTCGTTTGTTACGAAGCGCTGTTTTCGGGTGATATCGTGCAGAGCAGTGCACGCCCTGGCGTTCTCCTCAACGTGACGAACGACGGATGGTTCGGGCAGTCGACGGGCCCTTACCAGCATTTCCACCAGGCGCGCATCCGGGCTGTCGAAGAAGGCGTGCCGCTAATCCGTGCCGCCAACAATGGAATTTCGGCCATCGTCGATCCTTATGGACGGGCTCTGCAGACACTCGGTCTCGACGTTCGCGACGTGATAGACAGTCGCTTGCCGCAGGCGCTACGGCCAACAGTTTATGCGAGAGCGGGCGACTGGATGTTGGTCCTGGTGCTCACTGTATTTGCGGCGCTCGCTGTTATACTCCCGAAATTGTACCGTTAA
- a CDS encoding helix-turn-helix domain-containing protein has product MADNISTEEDSGEEISRGSRRANPMDVHVGSRVRLRRMLLGMSQEKLGEHLGLTFQQVQKYEKGVNRIGASRLFDLAKVLGVPVQFFYDEAPSGVQTTGNVIAGFAERPGESYVVDFLGTREGLELNKAFARISDSKVRRSIVDLVRSLAGDEN; this is encoded by the coding sequence ATGGCGGACAATATTTCGACCGAAGAAGATTCTGGCGAGGAAATTTCTCGCGGTTCGCGCCGTGCGAACCCCATGGATGTTCACGTCGGCTCGCGAGTCCGATTGCGCCGTATGCTGCTTGGCATGAGCCAGGAAAAGCTCGGCGAGCACCTCGGCCTTACGTTCCAGCAGGTGCAAAAATACGAGAAGGGCGTGAACCGGATCGGCGCCAGCCGGCTTTTCGATCTTGCAAAGGTCCTGGGCGTGCCGGTGCAGTTTTTCTACGACGAGGCGCCGTCGGGCGTACAAACGACAGGCAATGTGATCGCCGGCTTCGCCGAACGGCCCGGCGAAAGCTACGTCGTCGATTTTCTTGGGACACGCGAGGGGCTTGAGCTGAACAAAGCTTTTGCCCGCATCTCCGACTCCAAAGTTCGCCGATCGATCGTCGATCTCGTCCGCTCGCTGGCTGGCGACGAGAACTGA